A window from Setaria italica strain Yugu1 chromosome VIII, Setaria_italica_v2.0, whole genome shotgun sequence encodes these proteins:
- the LOC101767550 gene encoding uncharacterized protein LOC101767550: MELKSSSSYLQPASSTLPSSTRRNSFHGVGAATAAGGGRRSGGDVFGPTSSDPLCSLNLKETSEFVRSSFPMATMARSSSSNGHGRSGHHEASSTSSSSSSTASAQRRRAEPPPPPPQQQVVPATPGRPLQFFASPAHHHQLVAPRRSVPSKWEDAEKWLRQSSDTDYGNGKAAAFSRQRSSGLAQRGGGEEEKRAAVAVRRSVDALSDAHALALYAPPAEVLLKDKFTDNEEPSKETFVFRSAYCEPAPAKGAAEAAPADGDRRRDIGTEMTPLGSSCHTPLKSTSPARHNTPASRSGPLVPYAGSGGGMDISELADCHLAKLDLGARFDAMLVNWSSKEEEEEVSKSLRHFEATAGAGGVPTCDKRGGGDCRWEDDDRAKSCIRYQREEAKIQAWVNLESAKAEAQSRKLEVKIQKMRSSLEEKLMRRMTTVHRRAEEWRATAQAQHLQQLRRAAADNTRRLKATSHHRHLPGSDAASCGCFPCSNNVVSGNLLNYY; encoded by the exons ATGGAGCTcaagtcctcctcctcctacctcCAGCCAGCTTCTTCAACCTTGCCGTCCTCCACAAGACGA AACTCGTTCCATGGAGTAGGAGCTGCTAcagcagctggaggaggaagaaggagcggAGGCGACGTGTTTGGGCCCACGTCCAGTGACCCGCTCTGCAGCCTGAACCTGAAGGAGACCTCCGAGTTCGTCAGGTCCTCCTTCCCCATGGCGACCATggccaggagcagcagcagcaacggccACGGCAGGAGCGGCCACCACGaggcctcctccacctcctcctcgtcgtcctccacggcCTCAGCGCAGAGGCGGCgagcggagccgccgccgccgccgccgcagcagcaggtcGTGCCGGCGACGCCGGGGCGGCCGCTGCAGTTCTTCGCGAGCCCCGCGCACCACCACCAGCTCGTCGCCCCGAGGAGGTCGGTGCCGTCCAAGTGGGAGGACGCCGAGAAGTGGCTGCGCCAGTCGTCGGACACCGACTACGGTAACGGCAAGGCCGCCGCGTTCTCCAGGCAGCGGAGCAGCGGCCTGGCCcagagaggcggcggcgaggaggagaagcgcGCGGCTGTGGCGGTGAGGAGGTCGGTGGATGCGCTCTCGGACGCCCACGCGCTCGCGCTGTACGCACCGCCGGCAGAAGTGCTCCTCAAAG ACAAGTTCACGGACAACGAGGAGCCGTCGAAGGAGACCTTCGTGTTCCGGAGCGCGTACTgcgagccggcgccggcgaagggagcggcggaggcggcgcccgcCGATGGCGACCGGCGGAGGGACATCGGCACGGAGATGACGCCGCTGGGCAGCTCGTGCCACACGCCGCTCAAGAGCACCTCCCCGGCGCGGCACAACACGCCGGCGAGCCGGTCGGGCCCGCTGGTGCCGtacgccggcagcggcggcggcatggacaTCTCGGAGCTGGCGGACTGCCACCTCGCCAAGCTGGACCTGGGCGCGCGGTTTGATGCCATGCTCGTCAATTGGAGCtccaaggaggaggaagaggaggtgtcCAAGAGCCTGCGGCACTTCGAGGctaccgccggcgccggcggtgtgCCAACTTGCGAtaaacgcggcggcggcgactgccgGTGGGAGGATGATGACAGGGCCAAGAGCTGCATCAG GTATCAGAGGGAAGAGGCAAAGATTCAGGCTTGGGTTAACCTTGAGAGCGCCAAGGCTGAGGCACAATCAAGAAAGCTTGAG GTGAAGATCCAGAAGATGCGGTCGAGCCTAGAGGAGAAGCTGATGCGGCGGATGACGACGGTGCACCGGCGCGCCGAGGAGTGGCGCGCCACGGCGCAGGCGCAGCACCTGCAGCAGctgcggcgcgccgccgccgacaacaCCCGGCGGCTCAAGGCGAcgagccaccaccgccacctgccAGGGAGCGACGCCGCCTCCTGCGGCTGCTTCCCCTGCAGCAACAACGTCGTCAGCGGCAACCTCCTGAACTACTACTAG
- the LOC101767954 gene encoding UDP-glycosyltransferase 91C1 has protein sequence MDAAGSSRSPSRPLRIVICPWLAFGHMLPYLELAERLASRGHHVSFVSTPRNLARLPPRRHVIDLVALSLPRVEGLPDGAESTNDVPSDRRELLWEAFDALAAPFAEFLAAACAIDADNGNSKRPDWVLADTFHHWAPAAAREHGVPCAMLLPSAAVIAAFACGAQGHAELAADTTVGGGRPPGMPRYEWEGDAPLFAVLAASGLSIARRTSLTLERCTIAAIRSCPEWELDAFPLAAALLGKPLVPLGLLPPSPDGGRATDAHRDDAAVRWLDVQPDKSVVYVALGSEVPLRVELVHELAHGLELAGTRFLWALRKPRGVSDADVLPAGFLERTHGHGLVTMGWVPQIAILAHGAVGAFLTHCGRNSLIEGLLYGHPLIMLPIFGDQGPNARLMERRKVGLQVERNDDDGSFDRHGIASAVRAVMVEEDTKKVFVANAMKMQEIVADKELHERYVDEFVQELRSYITDGNSSTPADEM, from the coding sequence ATGGACGCTGCCGGGTCGTCGCGGTCCCCCTCGCGGCCGCTGCGCATCGTGATCTGCCCGTGGCTTGCGTTCGGCCACATGCTCCCGTACCTGGAGCTCGCCGAGCGCCTGGCCTCGCGCGGCCACCACGTCTCCTTCGTCTCCACGCCGCGCAACCTCGCGCGcctcccgccgcggcggcacGTCATCGACCTCGTCGCGCTCTCGCTACCGCGCGTCGAGGGCCTCCCCGACGGCGCCGAGTCCACCAACGACGTCCCCAGCGACCGGCGCGAGCTGCTCTGGGAGGCCTTCgacgccctcgccgcgccgttCGCGGagttcctcgccgccgcgtgcGCCATCGACGCTGACAACGGCAACAGCAAGCGGCCCGACTGGGTCCTCGCCGACACGTTCCACCActgggcccccgccgccgcccgcgagcaCGGGGTGCCGTGCGCGATGCTCTTGCCGtccgccgccgtgatcgccgccttcGCCTGCGGGGCGCAGGGGCACGCGGAGCTCGCCGCCGACACCACCGTGGGCGGAGGGCGGCCGCCCGGCATGCCGCGCTACGAGTGGGAAGGGGACGCGCCGCTCTTCGCCGTCCTTGCCGCGTCGGGCCTGAGCATCGCCCGGCGCACCTCCCTGACGCTCGAGCGGTGCACGATCGCGGCCATCCGGAGCTGCCCGGAGTGGGAGCTCGACGCGTtcccgctggcggcggcgctcctcggCAAACCGCTCGTCCCGCTCGGCCtcctgccgccgtcgcccgaCGGTGGCCGCGCCACCGACGCACACAGGGACGACGCCGCCGTGCGGTGGCTGGACGTGCAGCCGGACAAGTCCGTCGTGTACGTCGCGCTGGGGAGCGAGGTGCCGCTGCGCGTGGAGCTCGTGCACGAGCTGGCGCACGGGCTGGAGCTCGCCGGGACGCGCTTCCTCTGGGCTCTGAGGAAACCCAGAGGCGTCTCCGACGCCGACGTCCTCCCTGCCGGCTTCCTAGAGCGCACACACGGCCATGGGCTGGTGACCATGGGGTGGGTCCCTCAGATCGCCATACTGGCGCACGGCGCCGTGGGCGCGTTCTTGACGCACTGTGGCCGGAACTCGCTCATCGAAGGGCTTCTGTACGGGCACCCTCTGATCATGCTACCGATCTTCGGCGACCAAGGGCCGAATGCGCGGCTCATGGAGCGGAGGAAGGTAGGGTTGCAGGTGGAGAGGAACGATGATGATGGATCTTTTGACCGCCATGGCATCGCGAGCGCGGTCCGGGCTGTCATGGTAGAGGAAGATACCAAGAAGGTCTTTGTGGCAAATGCGATGAAGATGCAAGAGATTGTAGCCGATAAGGAGCTCCACGAGAGGTACGTCGATGAGTTTGTGCAGGAACTTAGATCCTACATCACTGATGGCAACTCCTCTACTCCGGCTGATGAGATGTAG
- the LOC101769444 gene encoding UDP-glycosyltransferase 91B1, whose translation MDAAGSPPSPSRSLRIVICPWLAFGHMLPYLELAERLASRGHHVSFVSTPRNLARLPPRRHVIDLVALSLPRVEGLPDGAESTNDVPGDRFELLWEAFDGLAAPFAEFLAAACAIDADNGNSKRPDWVLADTFHHWAPAAAREHGVPCAMLLPTAALIAAFACGARGHAELPAATTVFEHAIVVGGGPPPGMPRYEWEGDAPLFAVLGASGLSIARRTSLTLEQCTIAAIRSCPEWELDAFPLAAALLGKPLVPLGLLPPSPDGGRATDAHRDDAAVRWLDVQPAKSVVYVALGSEVPLRVELVHELAHGLELAGTRFLWALRKPRGVSDADVLPAGFLERTHGHGLVTMGWVPQIAILAHGAVGAFLTHCGRNSLIEGLLYGHPLIMLPISADQGPNARLMEGKKVGLQVARNEDDGSFDRHGIASAVRAVMVEEDTRKVFVANAMKMQEIVADKELHERYVDEFVQELRSYITDGNSTQADET comes from the coding sequence ATGGACGCTGCCgggtcgccgccgtccccctcGCGGTCGCTGCGCATCGTGATCTGCCCGTGGCTGGCGTTCGGCCACATGCTCCCGTACCTGGAGCTCGCCGAGCGCCTGGCCTCGCGCGGCCACCACGTCTCCTTCGTCTCCACGCCGCGCAACCTCGCGCGcctcccgccgcggcggcacGTCATCGACCTCGTCGCGCTCTCGCTCCCGCGCGTCGAGGGCCTCCCCGACGGCGCCGAGTCCACCAACGACGTCCCCGGCGACCGGTTCGAGCTGCTCTGGGAGGCCTTCGACGGCCTTGCCGCGCCGTTCGCGGagttcctcgccgccgcgtgcGCCATCGACGCTGACAACGGCAACAGCAAGCGGCCCGACTGGGTCCTCGCCGACACATTCCACCActgggcccccgccgccgcccgcgagcaCGGGGTGCCGTGCGCGATGCTCTTGCCGACCGCCGCATTGATCGCCGCCTTCGCCTGCGGGGCGCGGGGGCACGCGgagctccccgccgccaccaccgtgtTCGAGCATGCGATCGTCGTGGGCGGAGGGCCGCCACCCGGCATGCCGCGCTACGAGTGGGAAGGGGACGCACCGCTCTTCGCCGTCCTCGGCGCGTCGGGCCTGAGCATCGCCCGGCGCACCTCCCTGACGCTCGAGCAATGCACGATCGCGGCCATCCGGAGCTGCCCGGAGTGGGAGCTCGACGCGTTCCCGCTGGCAGCGGCGCTCCTCGGCAAACCGCTCGTCCCGCTCGGCCTCCTGCCGCCGTCTCCCGACGGTGGCCGCGCCACCGACGCACACAGGGATGACGCCGCCGTGCGGTGGCTGGACGTGCAGCCGGCCAAGTCCGTCGTGTACGTCGCGCTGGGGAGCGAGGTGCCGCTGCGCGTGGAGCTCGTGCACGAGTTGGCGCACGGGCTGGAGCTCGCCGGGACGCGCTTCCTCTGGGCTCTGAGGAAACCCAGAGGCGTCTCCGACGCCGACGTCCTCCCTGCCGGCTTCCTAGAGCGCACACACGGCCATGGGCTGGTGACCATGGGGTGGGTTCCTCAGATCGCCATACTGGCGCACGGCGCCGTGGGCGCGTTCTTGACGCACTGTGGCCGGAACTCGCTCATCGAAGGGCTTCTGTACGGGCACCCTCTGATCATGCTACCGATCTCGGCCGACCAAGGGCCGAACGCGCGGCTCATGGAGGGGAAGAAGGTAGGGTTGCAGGTGGCGAGGAACGAGGATGATGGATCTTTTGACCGCCATGGCATCGCGAGCGCGGTCCGGGCCGTCATGGTAGAGGAAGATACCAGGAAGGTCTTTGTGGCAAATGCGATGAAGATGCAAGAGATTGTAGCCGATAAGGAGCTCCACGAGAGGTACGTCGATGAGTTTGTGCAGGAACTTAGATCCTACATCACTGATGGCAACTCTACTCAGGCTGATGAGACGTAG